The Natronosporangium hydrolyticum nucleotide sequence ACCTGGGCGAAGAGGACCGCACCAATCAGGGCGATCCCGGCCGCGGCGCCGACCCGCTGGGCGGTCTGCAGCACACCGCCCGCGCTGCCGGCCTTCGGCACCGGCACCTGGCTCAGGGTAAGGGTCACGTTCGGTGTGATCACCAGGCCGCTGCCGAGGCCCGCCAGCAGCAGCGGCGCCGCCATCGCCCAGCCGACCGCGGGTCCGTCGGCCAGTCCGACCGCCACGGTCACCGCCCCGATCCCGAGCGCCACCATCACCAGCCCGACCGCCACCAGCGGCCGGCCGAACCGGTCGACCAGCCGGCCTCCGATCCCCGCCGCGACCGCCGATCCGACCGCGAACGGGGTCAACACCAGCCCGGTCACCAGCGCCGAGTAGCCGAGCCCTTGCTGCAGCAGCAGGCTGATCGTGAAGAAGACCGCGCTGAAACCCCCGAAGTAGCACAGCGCGAGCAGGGACCCCAGCGCGTAGGAGCGCCGCCGGAAGAGGGTCACATCGACCACCGGTTCACCGGTACGGGCGTACCGGCGCTCCCACCACCAGAAGACACCCAGCACGGCGGCGCCGGCGATGCTCACCGACCACACCTGCCACGCCGGCCACACCTGGTTCTCGATCAGCGGGGTCAGGATCAGCAGCACCCCCGCCCCGAGCAGCACCATGCCGACCAGGTCCAACCGCTGACCGGCGGTCCGCGGCGGCCCTCCCGCGGGGATCAGCCGGCTGCCCAGCAGCAGCGCCAGGACCCCGATCGGCAGGTTCACGAAGAAGATCCACCGCCAGCCGTGCTCCGGTCCGCCGAAGTGGATGAGCACCCCACCGAGCGTCGGCCCGACCGCGGTCGCGATCCCGACCATGGCGCCGAACAGCCCGAACGCCCGACCGCGCTCGGCGCCGTGGAACAGCTGTTGAATCAACCCGCTCACCTGCGGCATCAGCACACCACCGCCGAGCCCCTGCAGGGCCCGGGTGGCGATCAGCACGCCAGCGTTGGGCGCCAACCCGGAGGCGACGCTGGCGAGCGTGAACGTCGCAACCCCCGCCAGGAAGACCCGCCGCCGGCCGCGGGCGTCACCGACCCGGCCGGCGATCCCCAGCACGACGCCGAGGGCGAGCGCGTACCCGGCGACCACCCACTGCAAGTCCTCGGTTCGCGCCCCCAGGCCGGTCTCGATCGAGGGCAGGGCGACGTTGACGATGGTGACGTCCAGCAGCGCCATGAACCCTGCCACCAGACAAACCGCCAGGGCCCGCCAACGCCGCGGGTCAGCCGGCGCGGGCAGGGAAGCAAGCTGCTGCGGCAACGCCGCCATCCCGCTCCCTTACCCAGCGCACGAGCACCCTAGCCGGGTCAGGTCCAGACCTTGGCGATCCGGGCCAGGGTCTCCTGCCGGGTGGCCACGTCGTACGCGGCCCCGGCCAGCATCAGCTCATCGACACCGGTGCGCTCGACCAGAGCGTCCAGCGCCGCCACCACCTCCTCGGCCGTGCCCGCGTACTGGGTGGCGGGCAACTGGGCGAGCAGCTCACGATCAAGGTCGGTCAGCTCGACCGCGGCGGCGGTCTCGGGGGAGACGATCGGGCCGAGCTTGCCGGTGCGCAGGCTGAGCGCCATGATCCGGCTCGGGCCAGCCAGATAATCCGCCTCCGCCGTGGTCTGCGCCGCGATCGCCGAGACGCTGACCATGGCGTACGGCCGGTCTAGCCGGGTCGAGGGCCGGAAGCCCTGCCGGTAGAGCTGCAGCGCCGCGTCCACGGCCGAACCGCCGGTGGCGAAGTGGTACGCGTAGCAGAAGGGCAACCCCAGGGCGGCGGCCAACTGGGCGCTGTAGGTAGAGGAGCCGAGCAGGAACACCTGCGGGTACGAGGTGGCGGCTGGGGTGGCCCGCAGCCGCTGCCCCCCGTCGGCGCTGAGCAGGGCGAGCACAGTGTCCAGATGGTCGGGGAACTGCTCCACGGTCAGGTACGGGGAGACTCCGCGCAACGCCGCCGCGGTGACCTGGTCGGTGCCGGGCGCCCGCCCGATGCCCAGATCGATCCGGCCGGGATGCAGCGCCTCCAGCATGGCGAACTGCTCAGCCACCACAAAGGGCATGTGGTTGGGGAGCATCACCCCGCCGGAGCCGACCCGGATCCGGCTGGTCTGGGCCGCCACCGCCGCGATGAGCACCGGTGGGGAGGTGGCGGCGACGGCCGGCATGTTGTGGTGCTCAGCGATCCAGAACCGGGCGTACCCGAGATCGTCGGCGGTACGGGCAAGCTCGATCGTGCCGCGCAGCGCGTCGGCGCTGTCGTGTCCGGCTCGCAC carries:
- a CDS encoding MFS transporter, producing MAALPQQLASLPAPADPRRWRALAVCLVAGFMALLDVTIVNVALPSIETGLGARTEDLQWVVAGYALALGVVLGIAGRVGDARGRRRVFLAGVATFTLASVASGLAPNAGVLIATRALQGLGGGVLMPQVSGLIQQLFHGAERGRAFGLFGAMVGIATAVGPTLGGVLIHFGGPEHGWRWIFFVNLPIGVLALLLGSRLIPAGGPPRTAGQRLDLVGMVLLGAGVLLILTPLIENQVWPAWQVWSVSIAGAAVLGVFWWWERRYARTGEPVVDVTLFRRRSYALGSLLALCYFGGFSAVFFTISLLLQQGLGYSALVTGLVLTPFAVGSAVAAGIGGRLVDRFGRPLVAVGLVMVALGIGAVTVAVGLADGPAVGWAMAAPLLLAGLGSGLVITPNVTLTLSQVPVPKAGSAGGVLQTAQRVGAAAGIALIGAVLFAQVAATGDWPTAARHALLVTVALMGAALVVAVVDIGASARRGLPGSLHPDQQ
- a CDS encoding LLM class flavin-dependent oxidoreductase — its product is MVRVPLSVLDLATVRAGHDSADALRGTIELARTADDLGYARFWIAEHHNMPAVAATSPPVLIAAVAAQTSRIRVGSGGVMLPNHMPFVVAEQFAMLEALHPGRIDLGIGRAPGTDQVTAAALRGVSPYLTVEQFPDHLDTVLALLSADGGQRLRATPAATSYPQVFLLGSSTYSAQLAAALGLPFCYAYHFATGGSAVDAALQLYRQGFRPSTRLDRPYAMVSVSAIAAQTTAEADYLAGPSRIMALSLRTGKLGPIVSPETAAAVELTDLDRELLAQLPATQYAGTAEEVVAALDALVERTGVDELMLAGAAYDVATRQETLARIAKVWT